In Aliidongia dinghuensis, a genomic segment contains:
- a CDS encoding NAD(P)/FAD-dependent oxidoreductase has protein sequence MSLEHFDVVVVGAGHAGAQAAIALRQAAYTGSILIIGAERELPYERPPLSKEYLSGEKSFDRILIRPEAFWRDRNVSMALGTRVVSVDAAAYRVSTDDERRFGYGTLIWAAGGTPRRLTCTGHDLSGVHTVRTRDDADRLMREMMSAEQAVVIGGGYIGLEAAAVLAKAGKRVVLLEAQDRVLSRVAGEALSRFYEAEHRAHGVDVRLGATVDCLLGSGGQVAGVSLVGGEQILADLVIVGIGIVPEVAPLLAAGATGGNGVAVDAECRTSLPDVFAVGDCALHANAFAGGAEIRLESVQNANDQANVVARLIAGQPAHYHAVPWFWSNQYDLKLQTVGLSIGHDQAVLRGDTAARSFSIVYLQSGRVIALDCVNAVRDYLQGRNLIQSGARIDPAALADTTVPLKDLPTPATATA, from the coding sequence GTGTCGTTAGAACACTTCGATGTCGTCGTAGTGGGGGCAGGGCATGCCGGCGCCCAGGCCGCGATCGCGCTGCGTCAGGCGGCTTATACCGGCTCGATCCTGATCATCGGCGCCGAACGCGAACTCCCCTACGAGCGCCCGCCCTTATCGAAGGAGTATCTGTCGGGCGAGAAGTCGTTCGACCGTATCCTGATTCGGCCCGAGGCATTCTGGCGTGATCGCAATGTGTCGATGGCGCTCGGCACCCGCGTAGTGTCGGTGGACGCCGCTGCCTATCGGGTGAGCACGGACGACGAACGGCGCTTCGGCTATGGAACCCTGATCTGGGCCGCCGGGGGGACGCCGCGCAGACTCACTTGCACCGGTCATGATCTGTCCGGCGTACATACTGTCCGCACGCGCGATGATGCCGATCGGCTGATGCGCGAGATGATGTCGGCCGAACAGGCAGTGGTGATCGGCGGTGGCTATATCGGCCTGGAGGCTGCGGCAGTCCTTGCCAAAGCCGGCAAGCGGGTCGTCCTTCTGGAGGCGCAGGATCGGGTGCTGTCGCGCGTCGCGGGCGAGGCGCTGTCGCGCTTCTACGAAGCGGAGCATCGCGCGCATGGCGTCGATGTGCGGCTCGGCGCTACCGTTGACTGCCTCCTCGGAAGCGGCGGACAGGTCGCCGGCGTAAGCCTCGTCGGCGGGGAGCAGATCCTGGCGGATCTCGTGATTGTCGGCATCGGCATCGTTCCTGAGGTGGCGCCGCTGCTGGCGGCCGGCGCCACCGGCGGCAACGGGGTCGCGGTCGACGCCGAATGCCGCACCAGCTTGCCCGACGTATTCGCGGTCGGCGATTGCGCACTTCACGCCAACGCCTTTGCGGGCGGCGCGGAGATCCGTCTGGAATCGGTGCAGAACGCCAACGACCAGGCGAACGTTGTCGCGCGGCTCATTGCCGGGCAGCCGGCCCATTATCATGCGGTGCCGTGGTTTTGGTCGAACCAGTACGATCTCAAGCTGCAGACGGTGGGATTGTCGATCGGCCATGATCAGGCCGTACTGCGGGGCGATACGGCAGCGCGGTCTTTCTCGATTGTCTACCTGCAGTCCGGTCGTGTGATCGCGCTCGACTGCGTCAATGCGGTCCGGGATTACCTTCAGGGGCGCAATCTCATCCAAAGCGGGGCGCGGATCGATCCGGCCGCACTGGCGGACACCACGGTCCCGCTCAAGGACCTGCCCACTCCCGCCACGGCCACCGCCTGA
- a CDS encoding SDR family NAD(P)-dependent oxidoreductase: MNIAGVSAIVTGGASGLGRATAALLIQQGARVSIFDVNDQLGQKTATELGGRYMRVDVKSEASVRSGLDAAESAYGVARILVNCAGIAPGVKTVGKENVPHPLALFEEAVAINLTGTFNMIAQFAARVALLEEVEGERGVIVNTASVAAYDGQIGQAAYAASKGGVVGLTLPVARDLAQYKVRVMAIAPGLFLTPMLEALPQPVKDSLSVKVPHPSRLGKPEEYAQLVESIIRNPMLNGECIRLDGAIRMPPR, encoded by the coding sequence GTGAACATTGCCGGTGTATCCGCGATCGTAACAGGGGGTGCGTCCGGGCTGGGCCGCGCGACGGCTGCCCTATTGATCCAACAGGGTGCTCGCGTTTCGATCTTCGACGTGAACGACCAACTCGGGCAGAAGACCGCGACGGAACTGGGCGGCCGATATATGCGTGTCGACGTCAAGAGCGAGGCCAGCGTCCGGTCCGGACTCGATGCTGCCGAAAGCGCATATGGCGTGGCCCGTATCCTGGTGAACTGCGCGGGCATCGCGCCTGGGGTGAAGACGGTCGGAAAAGAGAACGTCCCTCATCCACTCGCCCTGTTCGAAGAGGCGGTCGCAATCAACCTGACCGGCACCTTCAACATGATCGCCCAATTTGCGGCGCGTGTTGCGTTGCTGGAGGAGGTGGAGGGCGAACGCGGTGTGATCGTCAATACGGCGTCGGTGGCGGCCTACGATGGCCAGATCGGGCAAGCCGCCTATGCGGCATCCAAAGGCGGCGTGGTTGGCTTGACCCTGCCGGTCGCCCGCGACCTCGCGCAATACAAGGTGCGCGTGATGGCAATCGCACCTGGACTGTTCCTCACGCCGATGCTTGAGGCGCTCCCACAGCCGGTAAAGGATTCGCTCAGCGTGAAAGTGCCGCATCCGAGTCGGCTGGGTAAGCCCGAGGAATACGCGCAATTGGTGGAAAGCATCATTCGCAATCCGATGCTGAACGGAGAGTGTATTCGTCTGGACGGGGCTATTCGGATGCCGCCTCGCTAA
- a CDS encoding electron transfer flavoprotein subunit alpha/FixB family protein, with protein sequence MKTLVWVEHDGQAIKDATLSAVAAASKLGSVDLLVVGQSVRGVADAAARIANAEKVKLAEAEAYAHQLAENVAPLVQQLMVEYDAFIAAATTTGKALAPRAAALLDVMQVSDILSVEGEDTFTRPIYAGNVIAMVKSSDAKKVITVRSTAFDKVAATGGRGMVEVVSVTGDAGLSTFEGQEVAESSRPELTSAKIVVSGGRGLGSAERFAEVIEPLADKLGAAIGASRAAVDAGYVQNDHQVGQTGKIVAPEAYFAIGISGAIQHLAGMKDSKTIITINKDEDAPIFQVADIGLVGDLFAIVPELTGKL encoded by the coding sequence ATGAAGACGCTCGTCTGGGTCGAACACGACGGCCAGGCCATCAAGGACGCCACGCTCTCTGCGGTTGCTGCCGCGTCGAAGCTAGGTTCGGTAGATCTGCTCGTGGTTGGCCAAAGCGTCCGCGGCGTCGCCGATGCGGCAGCCCGCATTGCGAATGCCGAGAAGGTCAAACTGGCGGAAGCGGAAGCCTATGCGCACCAGCTGGCTGAGAATGTCGCGCCGCTCGTCCAGCAGCTTATGGTCGAATACGACGCCTTCATCGCGGCGGCGACGACCACGGGCAAGGCCCTGGCACCCCGCGCCGCCGCCTTGCTCGACGTGATGCAGGTCTCTGACATCCTATCGGTCGAGGGCGAGGACACTTTCACCCGGCCGATCTATGCCGGGAATGTGATCGCGATGGTGAAGTCCTCGGATGCCAAGAAGGTGATTACCGTCCGGAGCACCGCTTTTGACAAAGTCGCCGCCACGGGTGGCCGCGGTATGGTGGAGGTCGTTTCGGTCACCGGCGATGCGGGGCTCTCCACGTTCGAAGGGCAAGAGGTTGCGGAGTCCAGCCGCCCGGAACTGACCAGCGCCAAGATTGTGGTGTCGGGGGGCCGTGGGCTCGGCTCGGCGGAAAGGTTTGCCGAAGTGATCGAGCCGTTGGCCGATAAGCTCGGTGCGGCCATCGGAGCGAGCCGTGCAGCGGTCGATGCAGGCTATGTTCAAAACGATCATCAAGTCGGGCAGACCGGTAAGATCGTCGCGCCGGAAGCCTATTTCGCGATCGGCATTTCGGGCGCGATTCAGCATCTGGCAGGCATGAAGGACAGCAAGACGATCATCACGATCAACAAGGACGAAGACGCTCCGATTTTTCAGGTCGCGGATATCGGACTGGTCGGCGACCTGTTCGCGATAGTACCGGAGCTGACCGGCAAGCTGTGA
- a CDS encoding electron transfer flavoprotein subunit beta/FixA family protein, with the protein MKILVPVKRVLDYNAKPRVKTDGSGVDLSNVKMSMNPFDEIAVEEAVRLKEKGLVTEVVAVSIGDTKAQETLRTALAMGADRAILVTAEEKVEPLGVAKLLAKIIEEEAPALVILGKQAIDEDNNQTGQMLAGLLGWGQATFASKVELSADVVRVTREIDGGLETNSYRLPAIITTDLRLNEPRYASLPNIMKAKSKPLVQKAAADLGVDVAPRLTTLKVFEPAKRAAGVKVANVDELVSKLRSIGIAK; encoded by the coding sequence ATGAAGATCTTGGTTCCTGTCAAGCGCGTTCTCGACTACAACGCGAAGCCGCGCGTCAAGACCGATGGTTCGGGCGTGGATCTTTCTAACGTAAAGATGAGCATGAATCCATTTGACGAGATCGCGGTTGAGGAAGCGGTCAGGCTGAAGGAGAAAGGCCTCGTCACAGAGGTCGTTGCGGTTTCGATCGGTGACACGAAAGCGCAGGAAACACTGCGCACGGCGCTCGCAATGGGAGCCGATCGCGCGATCCTCGTTACTGCCGAGGAAAAGGTGGAGCCGTTGGGTGTCGCCAAACTTCTCGCCAAGATCATCGAGGAAGAGGCGCCGGCGCTCGTGATCCTGGGGAAGCAGGCAATCGACGAGGACAATAATCAGACCGGACAGATGCTCGCCGGTCTGCTCGGTTGGGGGCAGGCAACGTTCGCGTCGAAGGTTGAACTGTCCGCAGACGTGGTGCGTGTGACGCGCGAGATCGACGGCGGTCTGGAGACGAACAGCTACAGACTACCGGCGATCATTACCACCGATCTCCGTCTCAACGAACCGCGCTATGCGTCGCTGCCGAACATCATGAAGGCCAAGTCGAAGCCGCTCGTGCAGAAGGCGGCGGCGGACCTTGGCGTAGACGTGGCTCCGCGCCTTACAACGCTGAAGGTCTTCGAGCCGGCAAAGCGTGCGGCCGGCGTCAAAGTCGCCAATGTCGATGAACTGGTCAGCAAACTCAGGTCCATCGGTATTGCCAAGTAA